A window of Maniola hyperantus chromosome 26, iAphHyp1.2, whole genome shotgun sequence contains these coding sequences:
- the LOC117994356 gene encoding zinc finger protein 271-like isoform X2, whose amino-acid sequence MICLDTDSKLVLMSKHKLEEAYEKLTGQPLCDQGNLKHTLCVRCAQRLTNFSRFRDKSLRARALMMDLVEKHELITREHIQMINRTKHQLNCDMVLTTLGPDHCDLYIQEHPSEDKQAELEETGHQGLVKTEGSDDSMSVDEDMGVMNEDDNHAYNVKDEFITFDDKNISDDNTMLEDKALDEALKMKHVYMPEMSEKLENGDGDGECEMPQVCKPHTAVSSSSAHSPLITENRQADPSPSAHSAQTLVAPLPASLATNNDIKVSKTKEADTSVSCRYNRLTDCFVKLYDVFSKKVVPRRDRTAVRCCVSQSIVSKDMSYWATSDNEVSTTESVKEIGSKTLQSKTVCLENVIDIQCSLQSSSHMEDKWYICDICQIVFKQKSLLVNHINTHAELRLFTCKICQFKCKYQSDLKTHVRTHTGVKPFSCQICNYKCAQNSHLVRHMRTHTGEKPYSCEICEYKCAHSASLMYHMRTHAGVKPFSCKLCNYKCAQNSHLVTHMRTHTGIKPFSCTICNYKCAQNSHLVLHMTTHTGIKPFLCKLCDYKCAQNSSLVSHMRIHTGIKPFLCKLCNYKCARNSLLVRHMRTHTGIKPFLCKLCHYKCTQNSSLVRHMATHTGIKPFSCKLCDYKCTTNSGLVRHTRTHTGIKPFSCKLCDYKFARNSNLVTHMTTHTGIKSFSCKICNYKCARNDNLVRHMRTHTGIKPFSCKLCNYKCAQNSHLVTHMTTHTGIKPFSCKLCNYKCARNNLLVMHMRTHTGEKPYSCEICEYKCAYKCSLINHIRTHTATGEKPSSCS is encoded by the exons ATGATATGCCTAGACACTGACAGCAAGCTGGTACTAATGAGTAAACACAAATTGGAAGAAGCATATGAAAAGTTAACTGGACAGCCT TTGTGTGATCAAGGAAACCTAAAACATACACTTTGTGTACGATGTGCTCAGAGATTGACAAACTTTAGTAGGTTTagagacaagagcttgagagcCCGTGCACTGATGATGGACTTAGTTGAAAAACATGaatta ATAACACGAGAGCATATACAAATGATAAACCGCACAAAACACCAACTAAACTGTGATATGGTGTTGACAACGCTAGGACCTGACCACTGTGACTTATACATACAAGAACATCCCTCAGAAGATAAACAAGCAGAATTAGAGGAAACCGGACACCAAGGTCTAGTGAAAACTGAAGGAAGTGATGACTCTATGTCGGTTGACGAGGACATGGGAGTGATGAATGAAGATGACAATCATGCATACAATGTCAAAGATGAGTTTATAACTTttgatgataaaaatatatctgaTGATAACACTATGTTGGAAGATAAAGCACTGGATGAAGCTCTCAAGATGAAACATGTGTACATGCCCGAAATGAGTGAAAAACTTGAG AACGGTGACGGTGATGGTGAATGTGAGATGCCACAAGTATGCAAGCCTCATACAGCTGTGAGCTCCAGCTCTGCACACTCTCCACTCATCACTGAGAACAG GCAGGCAGACCCCAGCCCTTCTGCACATTCTGCTCAGACCTTAG TCGCTCCTCTGCCCGCGAGTCTTGCGACGAATAACGATATAAAAGTGTCTAAGACTAAAGAAGCCGACACAAGCGTCAGTTGCCGTTACAACAGATTAACAGATTGTTTTGTCAAATTATATGATGTTTTCTCTAAGAAAGTTGTACCAAGACGAGACAGAACAGCTGTTAGGTGTTGTGTAAGTCAAAGCATTGTCTCTAAAGATATGAGTTATTGGGCAACAAGTGACAATGAAGTCTCTACAACAGAATCGGTAAAAGAAATTGGATCAAAAACGTTACAAAGTAAAACTGTTTGTTTGGAGAATGTCATTGATATACAATGTTCGTTACAAAGTAGTTCACACATGGAAGATAAATGGTACATTTGTGATATTTGTCAAAtagtatttaaacaaaaaagtcTCTTAGTTAATCACATAAACACTCATGCTGAACTAAGACTGTTCACTTGCAAGATTTGCCAGTTCAAATGTAAATATCAAAGTGATTTGAAGACGCACGTGAGAACTCATACTGGTGTAAAGCCTTTCTCGTGTCAGatatgcaattataaatgtgcacaaaatagtcatctagtgaggcacatgagaacccacactggtgaaaagccataTTCGTGTGAGATATGCGAGTACAAATGTGCACATAGTGCTAGTCTAATGTATCATATGAGAACTCACGCTGGTGTAAAGcctttctcgtgtaagttatgcaattacaaatgtgcacaaaatagtcatctagtgacgcacatgagaactcacactggtataAAGCCTTTCTCTTGTACGatatgcaattacaaatgtgcacaaaATAGCCATCTAGTGTTACACATGACAactcacactggtataaaacccttcttgtgtaagttatgcgattacaaatgtgcacaaaATAGCAGTCTCGTGTCACACATGAGAAttcacactggtataaaacctttcttgtgtaagttatgcaattacaaatgtgcacGAAATAGCcttttagtgaggcacatgagaacccacactggtataaaacctttcttgtgtaagttatgccattacaaatgtacacaaaatagcagtctagtgaggcacatggcaactcacactggtataaagcctttctcgtgtaagttatgcgattacaaatgtacaacaaATAGTGGTCTAGTGAGGCACacgagaacccacactggtataaaacctttttcgtgtaagttatgcgattacaaatttGCACGAAATAGTAATCTAGTAACGCACATGACCactcacactggtataaaaTCTTTCTCGTGTAAGatatgcaattacaaatgtgcacGAAATGACAatctagtgaggcacatgagaacgCACACTGGCATAAAacctttctcgtgtaagttatgcaattacaaatgtgcacaaaATAGTCATCTAGTAACGCACATGACCactcacactggtataaaacctttctcgtgtaagttatgcaattacaaatgtgcacGAAATAACCTTCTAGTGatgcacatgagaacccacacagGTGAAAAGCCATATTCGTGTGAGATATGCGAGTACAAATGTGCATATAAATGTAGTCTAATAAATCATATAAGAACTCACACTGCCACTGGTGAAAAGCCTTCATCATGTTCGTGA
- the LOC117994356 gene encoding zinc finger protein 665-like isoform X1 has translation MRCCVPFCKYTSESSDNVSTSEGEGKGISFHGFPSEVHLCAAWLRALGQQHNLPDSAVVCSQHFLTDDIYETESGLRQIRIGAIPSTVQVCMICLDTDSKLVLMSKHKLEEAYEKLTGQPLCDQGNLKHTLCVRCAQRLTNFSRFRDKSLRARALMMDLVEKHELITREHIQMINRTKHQLNCDMVLTTLGPDHCDLYIQEHPSEDKQAELEETGHQGLVKTEGSDDSMSVDEDMGVMNEDDNHAYNVKDEFITFDDKNISDDNTMLEDKALDEALKMKHVYMPEMSEKLENGDGDGECEMPQVCKPHTAVSSSSAHSPLITENRQADPSPSAHSAQTLVAPLPASLATNNDIKVSKTKEADTSVSCRYNRLTDCFVKLYDVFSKKVVPRRDRTAVRCCVSQSIVSKDMSYWATSDNEVSTTESVKEIGSKTLQSKTVCLENVIDIQCSLQSSSHMEDKWYICDICQIVFKQKSLLVNHINTHAELRLFTCKICQFKCKYQSDLKTHVRTHTGVKPFSCQICNYKCAQNSHLVRHMRTHTGEKPYSCEICEYKCAHSASLMYHMRTHAGVKPFSCKLCNYKCAQNSHLVTHMRTHTGIKPFSCTICNYKCAQNSHLVLHMTTHTGIKPFLCKLCDYKCAQNSSLVSHMRIHTGIKPFLCKLCNYKCARNSLLVRHMRTHTGIKPFLCKLCHYKCTQNSSLVRHMATHTGIKPFSCKLCDYKCTTNSGLVRHTRTHTGIKPFSCKLCDYKFARNSNLVTHMTTHTGIKSFSCKICNYKCARNDNLVRHMRTHTGIKPFSCKLCNYKCAQNSHLVTHMTTHTGIKPFSCKLCNYKCARNNLLVMHMRTHTGEKPYSCEICEYKCAYKCSLINHIRTHTATGEKPSSCS, from the exons ATGCGGTGTTGTGTTCCTTTCTGTAAATACACTTCCGAGTCTTCCGACAATGTATCAACATCGGAGGGAGAAGGGAAAGGGATTAGTTTTCATGG TTTCCCCAGTGAAGTGCATCTCTGCGCTGCTTGGCTCAGAGCCCTCGGCCAACAACACAACCTACCAGACTCTGCTGTGGTCTGCTCGCAGCATTTTTTAACTGATGATATTTATGAAACTGAGAGTGGCTTAAGGCAAATTCGTATTGGTGCTATTCCTTCAACAGTGCAG GTTTGCATGATATGCCTAGACACTGACAGCAAGCTGGTACTAATGAGTAAACACAAATTGGAAGAAGCATATGAAAAGTTAACTGGACAGCCT TTGTGTGATCAAGGAAACCTAAAACATACACTTTGTGTACGATGTGCTCAGAGATTGACAAACTTTAGTAGGTTTagagacaagagcttgagagcCCGTGCACTGATGATGGACTTAGTTGAAAAACATGaatta ATAACACGAGAGCATATACAAATGATAAACCGCACAAAACACCAACTAAACTGTGATATGGTGTTGACAACGCTAGGACCTGACCACTGTGACTTATACATACAAGAACATCCCTCAGAAGATAAACAAGCAGAATTAGAGGAAACCGGACACCAAGGTCTAGTGAAAACTGAAGGAAGTGATGACTCTATGTCGGTTGACGAGGACATGGGAGTGATGAATGAAGATGACAATCATGCATACAATGTCAAAGATGAGTTTATAACTTttgatgataaaaatatatctgaTGATAACACTATGTTGGAAGATAAAGCACTGGATGAAGCTCTCAAGATGAAACATGTGTACATGCCCGAAATGAGTGAAAAACTTGAG AACGGTGACGGTGATGGTGAATGTGAGATGCCACAAGTATGCAAGCCTCATACAGCTGTGAGCTCCAGCTCTGCACACTCTCCACTCATCACTGAGAACAG GCAGGCAGACCCCAGCCCTTCTGCACATTCTGCTCAGACCTTAG TCGCTCCTCTGCCCGCGAGTCTTGCGACGAATAACGATATAAAAGTGTCTAAGACTAAAGAAGCCGACACAAGCGTCAGTTGCCGTTACAACAGATTAACAGATTGTTTTGTCAAATTATATGATGTTTTCTCTAAGAAAGTTGTACCAAGACGAGACAGAACAGCTGTTAGGTGTTGTGTAAGTCAAAGCATTGTCTCTAAAGATATGAGTTATTGGGCAACAAGTGACAATGAAGTCTCTACAACAGAATCGGTAAAAGAAATTGGATCAAAAACGTTACAAAGTAAAACTGTTTGTTTGGAGAATGTCATTGATATACAATGTTCGTTACAAAGTAGTTCACACATGGAAGATAAATGGTACATTTGTGATATTTGTCAAAtagtatttaaacaaaaaagtcTCTTAGTTAATCACATAAACACTCATGCTGAACTAAGACTGTTCACTTGCAAGATTTGCCAGTTCAAATGTAAATATCAAAGTGATTTGAAGACGCACGTGAGAACTCATACTGGTGTAAAGCCTTTCTCGTGTCAGatatgcaattataaatgtgcacaaaatagtcatctagtgaggcacatgagaacccacactggtgaaaagccataTTCGTGTGAGATATGCGAGTACAAATGTGCACATAGTGCTAGTCTAATGTATCATATGAGAACTCACGCTGGTGTAAAGcctttctcgtgtaagttatgcaattacaaatgtgcacaaaatagtcatctagtgacgcacatgagaactcacactggtataAAGCCTTTCTCTTGTACGatatgcaattacaaatgtgcacaaaATAGCCATCTAGTGTTACACATGACAactcacactggtataaaacccttcttgtgtaagttatgcgattacaaatgtgcacaaaATAGCAGTCTCGTGTCACACATGAGAAttcacactggtataaaacctttcttgtgtaagttatgcaattacaaatgtgcacGAAATAGCcttttagtgaggcacatgagaacccacactggtataaaacctttcttgtgtaagttatgccattacaaatgtacacaaaatagcagtctagtgaggcacatggcaactcacactggtataaagcctttctcgtgtaagttatgcgattacaaatgtacaacaaATAGTGGTCTAGTGAGGCACacgagaacccacactggtataaaacctttttcgtgtaagttatgcgattacaaatttGCACGAAATAGTAATCTAGTAACGCACATGACCactcacactggtataaaaTCTTTCTCGTGTAAGatatgcaattacaaatgtgcacGAAATGACAatctagtgaggcacatgagaacgCACACTGGCATAAAacctttctcgtgtaagttatgcaattacaaatgtgcacaaaATAGTCATCTAGTAACGCACATGACCactcacactggtataaaacctttctcgtgtaagttatgcaattacaaatgtgcacGAAATAACCTTCTAGTGatgcacatgagaacccacacagGTGAAAAGCCATATTCGTGTGAGATATGCGAGTACAAATGTGCATATAAATGTAGTCTAATAAATCATATAAGAACTCACACTGCCACTGGTGAAAAGCCTTCATCATGTTCGTGA
- the LOC117994378 gene encoding cytochrome c oxidase assembly factor 4 homolog, mitochondrial → MTIKPRAKLADSDDDPVESMLKKAGCLDLHYKVQECINTTRDWRKCQGEVNDFKDCITRHKQAEMTRSNS, encoded by the exons atgactatAAAACCAAGGGCAAAATTGGCTGATAGTGACGACGATCCAGTAGAATCTATGTTAAAAAAAGCTGGGTGTCTCGATTTACATTATAAAGtgcaa GAATGCATAAACACGACAAGGGACTGGAGGAAATGTCAAGGTGAAGTCAACGATTTTAAGGACTGCATCACGAGGCACAAGCAAGCGGAGATGACTAGATCAAACAGttga
- the LOC117994353 gene encoding ribosome assembly protein METTL17, mitochondrial: MFRKIRFSQLSLYSNYSTRVEIDASLRENFDKQEYKPRKHPGRSQVKVAVIPADIQKAIKLILQDSGAKSYYQESVKLNNYIHSRSLPPEDNQIRAKASKIHATVSKNIFSKIDKELTREELETCNRKIDTTVFNVLKRNVYRWGNISYDKATSLQYLMARAPPEYAILVRVLDEIRRRLPDYKPRSLFDFGSGVGTGTWAVNSHWKNDIFEYFTVDTSTHMNDLARLILCQGRDNVAMPYKSYFQRQFLPASADLKYNIVLSAFSLFEMPNMQTRLETIQKLWNKTEDFLIIVETGSNAGFHIVNEAREFILNSNDKGYAFAPCANDNVCPRYLEHETPCNFLMKYETIGFPSKIEIMADLFSYVILRKGDRPSNDPQWPRIVRAPIVRSGHTICKLCTEHGELKEIIFSKGKHDQTTYRCARSSNWGDILPIK, encoded by the coding sequence atgttcAGAAAAATTAGATTTTCACAGTTATCATTGTACTCAAATTATTCGACAAGAGTAGAAATTGATGCCAGTTTACGTGAAAACTTCGATAAACAGGAGTATAAGCCCCGAAAGCATCCTGGTAGGTCACAGGTTAAAGTGGCTGTGATACCAGCCGATATACAAAAGGCTATCAAACTCATTTTACAAGACTCAGGTGCTAAATCGTACTACCAGGAGAGTGTGAAGTTGAATAACTATATACATTCGCGTTCACTACCACCAGAAGATAACCAAATCCGAGCTAAAGCGTCAAAAATCCACGCTACTGTTTCGAAAAACATTTTCTCGAAAATCGACAAAGAACTGACGCGAGAAGAGTTAGAAACTTGTAATAGAAAGATAGACACCACAGTGTTCAACGTTTTAAAGAGGAATGTTTACCGTTGGGGCAATATATCATATGACAAAGCCACTTCCTTGCAATACTTGATGGCGAGAGCTCCTCCAGAATATGCCATCCTGGTACGTGTGCTCGATGAAATTAGACGGAGATTGCCAGATTATAAACCTAGAAGTCTATTTGATTTTGGTTCTGGAGTCGGTACGGGCACATGGGCTGTGAACTCGCACTGGAAAAAtgacatttttgaatatttcacAGTTGACACTTCGACACATATGAATGACTTGGCTCGGCTGATCCTATGTCAAGGCAGAGACAACGTAGCCATGCCATACAAATCCTATTTCCAACGACAGTTCCTACCGGCATCGGCAGATTTAAAATACAACATTGTGCTATCTGCATTTTCACTGTTCGAAATGCCCAACATGCAAACTCGTTTAGAAACTATACAAAAGTTGTGGAACAAAACCGAAGACTTCTTGATTATCGTTGAAACTGGTTCCAATGCAGGATTTCATATTGTCAACGAAGCTAGAGAATTCATACTAAACAGTAACGATAAAGGTTATGCATTCGCTCCGTGCGCTAACGACAATGTATGTCCAAGATATTTGGAACACGAAACTCCATGTAACTTCTTAATGAAGTATGAAACTATAGGGTTTCCCTCGAAAATAGAAATAATGGCAGATTTGTTCTCATATGTAATCTTAAGGAAAGGTGACCGTCCGTCGAATGATCCTCAGTGGCCAAGAATAGTACGAGCCCCCATAGTTAGATCAGGGCATACAATATGCAAGCTATGTACGGAACATGGTGAATTGAAAGAAATCATTTTCTCCAAAGGAAAGCACGATCAAACGACGTACAGATGTGCTAGGTCTAGCAACTGGGGTGACATATTGCCtatcaaataa